In one Bryobacteraceae bacterium genomic region, the following are encoded:
- a CDS encoding CpsB/CapC family capsule biosynthesis tyrosine phosphatase: MDDGASSFEVSLAMVRMAAGSGTTDIVATPHANPDFRFDPDLIDCRIAALRDAAGPDAPRIHRGCDFHISYDNVQDAIEHPAKYTINHGRYLLVEFSNLAIFNATTEIFDRLLAAGMAPVITHPERNPLLQQRLAEIREWAAMGVLTQVTAGSLTGAFGSRAAEFSRTLLDEGLVHCIASDAHDTERRPPRLDEAHTWLADRYGNSVAERLTAGNPGAMIANQPLPEPVGASPRARKWYRFWG, translated from the coding sequence ATGGACGATGGGGCCAGCAGTTTCGAGGTGAGCCTCGCCATGGTGCGCATGGCGGCCGGTTCCGGGACGACCGATATCGTCGCCACTCCGCATGCCAACCCCGATTTCCGCTTCGACCCGGACCTGATTGACTGCCGCATCGCCGCCCTCCGTGACGCCGCCGGCCCCGATGCCCCCCGCATCCATCGCGGCTGCGACTTCCACATCTCCTACGACAACGTCCAGGACGCCATCGAACACCCGGCCAAGTACACCATCAACCACGGCCGCTATCTGCTCGTCGAATTCTCAAACCTCGCCATCTTCAACGCCACCACCGAAATCTTCGACCGTCTGCTCGCCGCCGGAATGGCCCCCGTCATCACTCACCCAGAACGGAATCCGCTCCTCCAGCAGCGGCTCGCGGAGATCCGGGAATGGGCCGCTATGGGCGTGCTTACGCAGGTGACCGCCGGATCGCTCACGGGCGCTTTCGGGTCCCGCGCCGCCGAGTTCTCCCGGACGCTGCTCGACGAGGGCCTCGTCCACTGCATCGCGAGCGACGCCCATGACACCGAACGCCGTCCTCCCCGCCTGGACGAGGCGCATACCTGGCTGGCGGACCGCTACGGCAACTCGGTCGCCGAGCGCCTTACCGCGGGCAACCCTGGAGCGATGATCGCCAACCAGCCGCTGCCGGAGCCGGTGGGAGCCTCGCCCCGCGCCAGGAAATGGTACCGGTTCTGGGGCTGA